CGACACCGAGGGCGCGGGGATCGACAACCAGCTCGCGCTGGTCGCGACGGACGGCACGCGCTCCCGGCGCGGCCGGATCCATCCGCTGGGCGCGGCCGGGCGCCACGCCGCCTCCTGGCACACGGCACGTCTGGCGGGCGCCGAGCACCGCATCGAGACGACCAGCGTGGTGCACGGTCCGTGGGAGGTCCGGGTGCACCGGGTGGTGGGGCCGCGCGGCGTGGTCGTACGGGAAGGGGGGTGGGCGCTGGCCGAGGACGCCGGGCCGCCGACGGAGGGCACGGGGCCGCGATGGGCGCGGGCGCGACGCCCGGACGGGCTGACGAGCGCGGTCGTCGGACTGCTCGGCTGGGACGTGTCGGGAAACGGCCTGGTCGCGCGGGCCAGGGACGCCAACGCCTATGGGGTCCATTCGGCGACTCCCCATCTCGTGCTGCCCGTTCACCCCGGCGGGGTCCATCTCCTCGTCACCCTGGTGGTCCTCGGCCGCGATCCCGAACTCGTCGGTGCGGGCGCCCGGGTCACGACCGGGGGCGGGGTTCTGATCCGCTTTCCGGACGGGACGGAGGAGGAACTGCCGGGCGGTTCTGCGGGTCTGTCGATTCCGGTGGTTCCGGGAGGTCGGCCAGCGGCGGAAAGCGGCTGAGCAGGTGCGCGGCGCGCAGGAGGCGGTGGACGCGCGGCCCGTCGGAGACGACGCGGAGCCGTCCGCCGCGCTCCCGCGCCCGCGTCTCGGCGCGGCACAGTACGCGCAGGCCCGAGCAGTCGAAGAAGGCCACCCGGCGCAGATCGACCAGCACGTCCGGCTCGGCCCGAGCCGTCGCCGCCGACAGATGCTCGGTCAGCGCCTCCGCCGTCGCGATGTCGATCTCTCCCGTCACCTCGACCACGGTGAACGGACCGCGCGGATAACTGTGGGCGTAGGGGTTGGTCGAGGGAAGCCCGGAATCTGCGAGGGTCATGTGGTCTCGCTAGATACCCCGGCCTGGCCGGAAACATCCTCCAGCTCGGTACGGACACGATCCCGTTCACTCGAACGGGTGAATATTGAGGATGGTGTATTGACTGGGGATGCCGAGGTGGGCCGGGTGCCGTAGCCGTGGGACATGAGAGTTCTCGGCGAGTGGGACCGACGGCTGTTCACGCGGGTGGCCGCGGCACGGGTGCCCGGCGCGGATCCGGCGCTGCGACGGCTCAGCCGCTCCGCCGATCACGGACGTCTTTGGCTCGGTACGGCGGCCGGTCTCGCGCTCGTCGGGGGCCGGTCGCCGCGCCGGGCGGCCCTGCGGGGCGTGGGCTCGCTCGCGATCGCCTCGCTGACCGTCAACACCGTCGTGAAGTGGAGCACCCGGCGGCCCCGTCCGCTGCTGGAGCACGTGCCCTCGATCCGGCACCTGAAGCGTCAGCCGCACACCACCTCCTTCCCCTCCGGCCACTCCGCCTCGGCGGCGGCGTTCGCCACCGGAGTCGCCCTGGAGTCGGCCGGATACGGCGCCCTGGTCGCACCCTTCGCTGCCGCCGTCGCCTTCTCGCGGGTGTACGTCGGGGTGCACTATCCCGGAGACGTGCTGGCCGGGATGGCGATCGGCGTCGCAGCCGCCGCGCTCACCTGCCGCTGGTGGCCGCCGCGCCCCGCGCTCCCGGCGCGCGAACGGCCCTCAGCGCCCGCGCCCGCGCTGCCCGGCGGCGAAGGACTCGTCGTCTTCGTCAACACCCCGGCCGGGACGGAGGCGCCCGGCACACCGTTGTCGCCCGTCGAGCGGCTGCGCGGGCTGCTGCCCCGGGCCGAACTGGTCGAGCGCGGCCCGGACGACGACTTCGCCGCGCTGCTGGAGCGGGCGGTGGACAGGGCGGTCGAGCGGGCCGGGGTGGCGCGCGGTGCGCTCGGTGTGTACGGGGGTGACGGCAGTGTCAACGCGGC
This portion of the Streptomyces mirabilis genome encodes:
- a CDS encoding STAS domain-containing protein, producing MTLADSGLPSTNPYAHSYPRGPFTVVEVTGEIDIATAEALTEHLSAATARAEPDVLVDLRRVAFFDCSGLRVLCRAETRARERGGRLRVVSDGPRVHRLLRAAHLLSRFPPLADLPEPPESTDPQNRPAVPPPSRPESGSEPRPRS
- a CDS encoding bifunctional phosphatase PAP2/diacylglycerol kinase family protein; translated protein: MRVLGEWDRRLFTRVAAARVPGADPALRRLSRSADHGRLWLGTAAGLALVGGRSPRRAALRGVGSLAIASLTVNTVVKWSTRRPRPLLEHVPSIRHLKRQPHTTSFPSGHSASAAAFATGVALESAGYGALVAPFAAAVAFSRVYVGVHYPGDVLAGMAIGVAAAALTCRWWPPRPALPARERPSAPAPALPGGEGLVVFVNTPAGTEAPGTPLSPVERLRGLLPRAELVERGPDDDFAALLERAVDRAVERAGVARGALGVYGGDGSVNAAARAAAGRGLALAVFPGGTLNHFAQDVGVRDVEDTAVAVGRGEAVAVDLGVARSTAGHEVRFLNTFSIGLYPELVRIREHLERRMGKWPAVAVALVRVLRTATPVELSVNGHRRRLWLLFAGNGRYEPQGFAPAYRPRLDDGLIDLRLIEGEHRLARTRVIVSALAGTLGRSRVYGAEVVPWVELADLGGTDTLAYDGEVAPAPTGLRLEKERRTLVVYRPSVTERTRPASPAARRDRPPPQT